A window of Methylocaldum szegediense genomic DNA:
TGAACGCGAAAGGCTTGTTGGCCGATCAATCTGGCATCCGTTTACTGGCCGCCCGGGTCGAAGGCAATTTGCTCGCGGCCGCCCAGGAAATCGAAAAGCTGCACATCCTGTACGGCAAAGGCAAAATCGACGACGACCAGATCGTCAAGGCCGTCGCCGACAGCGCGCGCTACGACGTATTCGATCTGGCCGAAGAGTGCTTGCGAGGACGCGTCGCGAAAGCCTGCCGGGTACTGACCGGACTCAAGGTGGAAGGCGTCGCGCCGGCGGTCGTTTTGTGGTCGCTGACCCGTGAGGCTCGTCTGGTGAGTAATGTCATGACGCTTATCGATCAAGGCTCCACGCCCGAATCGGCGCTGGCCAAGTGCCAGGTATGGGATAAGCGGAAATCGGCCGTGCTACAGGCGCTACAACGCCTAAACCGAGACAAGGTCCATCGGACGCTTTTACTGAGCGCAAACGTTGACCGGATCATCAAAGGCATGGAAGCCGGCGATCCCTGGGAAGGGCTTTTGTCCGTCTGCATCAGCTTGGCCGCGCCCGCGGAGAACCGGATGACGGCATACCTGGGTTAACGCTTTTCTCCGGCCGAATGGAGAAGGGCTGAACGCGTGGATTCCCCATATCCTTCGATCGGATTCAGGCCAATTCCGTCAAAGGATTCAATGGGAGCTTCCTGGAACGCTTCGGGTCCTCGGCGGTTTCAGGGAAACAAGCGGCCCGCGTTCGGCGTATGCGAGAGTTTATTGGTCAAACTATCACGTCCTTCCATCGATTATGCTAAACGACATCCGAACTTACATGCTTACGGTGGGGCAACGGGCTCGCGAGGCCGCCCGCTCTATGAGCCGAACGGAAACCGGCGCGAAAAACGACGCCTTGCTGGCGATAGGGGAGGCACTGCAAAGTAACGCGCAAACACTGATAGCGGAGAACCGCAAGGACCTCGAAGCCGGCCGCCAAAGAGGGCTGGACGACGCAATTCTAGACCGGCTGGAACTGACCGAAAAGCGCATAGGCGCGATGGCTCAAGGTGTTCGAGAAGTTGCCGCGCTTGCCGATCCAGTGGGCGAAATCACCGGTCTCACCTATCGTCCTTCCGGCATACAAGTAGGGCGTATGCGGGTGCCGTTAGGCGTAATCGGGATCATCTACGAATCGCGGCCTAACGTGACCGCGGATGCGGCGGCGCTTTGCATCAAATCCGGAAATGCCTGCATTTTGCGCGGCGGGTCCGAAGCCGTACATTCCAACAAGGCCATCGCCGATTGCATACGTGACGGTCTTGAG
This region includes:
- the holA gene encoding DNA polymerase III subunit delta, whose product is MKLSADQLGEQLKKRLAPVYFLSGDEPLQLSEAADAVRHAARAAGYGSRELFYADPGFEWSRLHEATDSFSLFGEKRILDLRLPAKPDKAAAEALLRYAERPAEDAVLVVTSPKIGAPEQKSRWYQAIDRIGVVVQVWPLEGEQLLRWLDRRLNAKGLLADQSGIRLLAARVEGNLLAAAQEIEKLHILYGKGKIDDDQIVKAVADSARYDVFDLAEECLRGRVAKACRVLTGLKVEGVAPAVVLWSLTREARLVSNVMTLIDQGSTPESALAKCQVWDKRKSAVLQALQRLNRDKVHRTLLLSANVDRIIKGMEAGDPWEGLLSVCISLAAPAENRMTAYLG